Proteins encoded within one genomic window of Camelina sativa cultivar DH55 chromosome 19, Cs, whole genome shotgun sequence:
- the LOC104767219 gene encoding UDP-glycosyltransferase 72D1-like isoform X2: MKQPHALLVASPGLGHIIPVLELGNRLSSVLNVHVTVLAITSGTSSVTETETIHAAAARGTCDIIELPSVEIDHLVEPGATVVTKILAKMRVMKSEVWDAVKSMKKKPTVMIVDLFGTGLLSIVEVGVMKKYVYIPSHAWFLALMVYLPVLDKVVQGEYVEIKEPMKIPSCKPIGPKELLDTMLDRSDQQYLECVQSGLEIPMSDGVLVNTWEELQRNILTAFREDGELSRVIKVPVYPIGPIVRTNGHVDKPYSIFEWLDKQRERSVVYVCLGSGGKLSFKQTMELAWGLELSGQRFLWVLRSPTSYLGACSSGDDQVSSSLPEGFLDRMRGVGLVVTEWAPQVEILSHGSIGGFLSHCGWSSVLESLTKGIPILAWPLYAEQWMNATLLTEEIGVAIRTSELPSKKVIGREEVAFLVNKIIAEEDGRKIRSKAEKVRVSSERAWTHDGSSHNSLFEWARQCRLLH; encoded by the exons ATGAAGCAGCCTCACGCACTTCTAGTCGCTAGCCCTGGCTTGGGCCATATTATCCCTGTCCTCGAACTCGGCAACCGTCTCTCCTCTGTCCTCAACGTCCACGTCACCGTTCTTGCAATCACCTCCGGCACCTCTTCCGTGACAGAAACCGAGACGATACATGCAGCTGCGGCTAGAGGGACTTGTGACATTATAGAATTACCCTCGGTCGAGATAGACCACCTTGTCGAGCCAGGTGCGACAGTGGTTACTAAGATACTGGCGAAGATGCGAGTCATGAAGTCCGAAGTTTGGGATGCCGTGAAATCAATGAAGAAAAAACCGACGGTCATGattgttgatttgtttggtACGGGGCTGTTGTCCATAGTCGAAGTAGGTGTCATGAAAAAATACGTGTACATCCCATCGCATGCGTGGTTCTTGGCATTAATGGTCTACTTGCCGGTGTTGGATAAG GTAGTTCAAGGTGAGTATGTTGAAATTAAGGAGCCTATGAAAATACCAAGTTGTAAACCGATCGGACCAAAGGAGCTTTTGGACACGATGTTAGATCGGTCGGACCAACAGTATCTTGAGTGTGTACAGAGTGGGTTGGAGATACCTATGAGCGATGGTGTTTTGGTAAATACTTGGGAGGAATTACAAAGAAACATTCTCACTGCGTTTAGAGAGGATGGGGAGTTGAGCCGGGTCATCAAAGTACCGGTTTATCCTATTGGGCCTATTGTTAGGACTAATGGACATGTAGACAAACCCTATAGTATATTCGAATGGCTAGACAAGCAACGGGAAAGGTCAGTGGTGTATGTATGTTTAGGAAGTGGGGGTAAATTGTCCTTTAAGCAAACTATGGAACTTGCTTGGGGTTTAGAGTTAAGTGGTCAAAGGTTCCTATGGGTTCTACGTAGTCCCACTTCTTACCTCGGGGCATGCTCTAGCGGTGATGATCAGGTGAGTTCTAGTCTACCGGAAGGTTTCTTGGACCGCATGCGTGGTGTGGGTCTTGTGGTCACAGAATGGGCACCGCAAGTTGAGATCTTGAGCCATGGATCAATAGGTGGGTTCTTGTCTCATTGCGGTTGGAGCTCAGTGTTGGAGAGTTTGACTAAAGGAATTCCGATCCTTGCATGGCCTCTTTACGCGGAGCAATGGATGAATGCCACGTTGCTAACAGAGGAGATCGGTGTGGCTATTCGTACGTCAGAGTTACCGTCGAAGAAAGTGATCGGGCGTGAAGAAGTCGCGTTTTTAGTGAATAAGATTATAGCGGAAGAGGATGGACGTAAGATTAGGTCTAAAGCTGAGAAGGTGAGGGTTAGCTCCGAACGAGCTTGGACTCATGATGGGTCATCTCATAATTCTCTCTTCGAATGGGCAAGACAATGTCGTCTTCTACACTGA
- the LOC104767219 gene encoding UDP-glycosyltransferase 72D1-like isoform X1, with protein sequence MKQPHALLVASPGLGHIIPVLELGNRLSSVLNVHVTVLAITSGTSSVTETETIHAAAARGTCDIIELPSVEIDHLVEPGATVVTKILAKMRVMKSEVWDAVKSMKKKPTVMIVDLFGTGLLSIVEVGVMKKYVYIPSHAWFLALMVYLPVLDKVVQGEYVEIKEPMKIPSCKPIGPKELLDTMLDRSDQQYLECVQSGLEIPMSDGVLVNTWEELQRNILTAFREDGELSRVIKVPVYPIGPIVRTNGHVDKPYSIFEWLDKQRERSVVYVCLGSGGKLSFKQTMELAWGLELSGQRFLWVLRSPTSYLGACSSGDDQVSSSLPEGFLDRMRGVGLVVTEWAPQVEILSHGSIGGFLSHCGWSSVLESLTKGIPILAWPLYAEQWMNATLLTEEIGVAIRTSELPSKKVIGREEVAFLVNKIIAEEDGRKIRSKAEKVRVSSERAWTHDGSSHNSLFEWARQCRLLH encoded by the exons ATGAAGCAGCCTCACGCACTTCTAGTCGCTAGCCCTGGCTTGGGCCATATTATCCCTGTCCTCGAACTCGGCAACCGTCTCTCCTCTGTCCTCAACGTCCACGTCACCGTTCTTGCAATCACCTCCGGCACCTCTTCCGTGACAGAAACCGAGACGATACATGCAGCTGCGGCTAGAGGGACTTGTGACATTATAGAATTACCCTCGGTCGAGATAGACCACCTTGTCGAGCCAGGTGCGACAGTGGTTACTAAGATACTGGCGAAGATGCGAGTCATGAAGTCCGAAGTTTGGGATGCCGTGAAATCAATGAAGAAAAAACCGACGGTCATGattgttgatttgtttggtACGGGGCTGTTGTCCATAGTCGAAGTAGGTGTCATGAAAAAATACGTGTACATCCCATCGCATGCGTG GTTCTTGGCATTAATGGTCTACTTGCCGGTGTTGGATAAGGTAGTTCAAGGTGAGTATGTTGAAATTAAGGAGCCTATGAAAATACCAAGTTGTAAACCGATCGGACCAAAGGAGCTTTTGGACACGATGTTAGATCGGTCGGACCAACAGTATCTTGAGTGTGTACAGAGTGGGTTGGAGATACCTATGAGCGATGGTGTTTTGGTAAATACTTGGGAGGAATTACAAAGAAACATTCTCACTGCGTTTAGAGAGGATGGGGAGTTGAGCCGGGTCATCAAAGTACCGGTTTATCCTATTGGGCCTATTGTTAGGACTAATGGACATGTAGACAAACCCTATAGTATATTCGAATGGCTAGACAAGCAACGGGAAAGGTCAGTGGTGTATGTATGTTTAGGAAGTGGGGGTAAATTGTCCTTTAAGCAAACTATGGAACTTGCTTGGGGTTTAGAGTTAAGTGGTCAAAGGTTCCTATGGGTTCTACGTAGTCCCACTTCTTACCTCGGGGCATGCTCTAGCGGTGATGATCAGGTGAGTTCTAGTCTACCGGAAGGTTTCTTGGACCGCATGCGTGGTGTGGGTCTTGTGGTCACAGAATGGGCACCGCAAGTTGAGATCTTGAGCCATGGATCAATAGGTGGGTTCTTGTCTCATTGCGGTTGGAGCTCAGTGTTGGAGAGTTTGACTAAAGGAATTCCGATCCTTGCATGGCCTCTTTACGCGGAGCAATGGATGAATGCCACGTTGCTAACAGAGGAGATCGGTGTGGCTATTCGTACGTCAGAGTTACCGTCGAAGAAAGTGATCGGGCGTGAAGAAGTCGCGTTTTTAGTGAATAAGATTATAGCGGAAGAGGATGGACGTAAGATTAGGTCTAAAGCTGAGAAGGTGAGGGTTAGCTCCGAACGAGCTTGGACTCATGATGGGTCATCTCATAATTCTCTCTTCGAATGGGCAAGACAATGTCGTCTTCTACACTGA